In the genome of Leclercia sp. AS011, one region contains:
- the fdhD gene encoding formate dehydrogenase accessory sulfurtransferase FdhD, with amino-acid sequence MLKQNGDTRITSLPVGVAERRVHRPPQISLPTPDFLAEEVPVALVYNGISHVVMMASPKDLELFAIGFSLSEGIIEHPREIYGMEVISVCNGLEVQIELSSRRFMGLKERRRALAGRTGCGVCGVEQLNDIGKPVVPLSFTQRFNLAHLDRALAHLNDVQPIGQLSGCTHAAAWVLPNGEIAGGHEDVGRHVALDKLLGRRAGENETWQQGAALVSSRASYEMVQKAAMCGVEILFAVSAATTLAVEVAERCNLTLVGFCKPGRATVYTHPQRLIIDQ; translated from the coding sequence GTGTTGAAACAAAATGGTGATACCCGCATTACGTCGCTGCCTGTCGGCGTGGCAGAGCGCCGGGTACACAGACCCCCTCAGATTAGCCTCCCGACTCCCGATTTCCTGGCGGAAGAGGTGCCCGTCGCGCTGGTTTATAACGGTATCTCTCACGTGGTGATGATGGCCTCGCCGAAAGATCTGGAGCTCTTTGCCATCGGCTTTTCGCTGTCTGAAGGCATCATTGAGCACCCGCGTGAGATCTACGGCATGGAGGTGATATCCGTTTGCAATGGTCTCGAAGTGCAGATTGAACTCTCCAGCCGCCGCTTTATGGGATTAAAAGAACGTCGGCGGGCGCTGGCGGGGCGCACCGGCTGCGGCGTCTGCGGCGTGGAGCAGCTTAACGATATCGGCAAGCCCGTGGTGCCGCTGTCCTTCACTCAACGCTTTAACCTTGCCCATCTCGATCGGGCGCTGGCGCATCTCAACGACGTGCAGCCCATCGGGCAGCTGAGCGGATGTACCCATGCCGCCGCCTGGGTATTACCGAACGGCGAGATTGCCGGCGGGCATGAGGACGTCGGGCGGCACGTGGCACTGGATAAACTGCTGGGCAGGCGCGCAGGAGAGAATGAGACGTGGCAGCAGGGGGCTGCGCTGGTCTCCAGTCGGGCCAGCTACGAGATGGTGCAGAAGGCGGCCATGTGCGGGGTGGAGATCCTGTTTGCGGTCTCCGCAGCCACCACCCTGGCGGTGGAGGTAGCCGAGCGCTGCAACCTGACGCTGGTGGGCTTCTGCAAGCCAGGAAGAGCGACGGTTTATACCCATCCGCAGCGTCTGATAATTGATCAATAA